A single genomic interval of Mangifera indica cultivar Alphonso chromosome 5, CATAS_Mindica_2.1, whole genome shotgun sequence harbors:
- the LOC123217488 gene encoding transcription factor MYB15-like translates to MVRAPCCEKMGLKKGPWTPEEDQILINYIQLYGYGNWRALPKQAGLLRCGKSCRLRWTNYLRPDIKRGNFSREEEETIVELQEMLGNRWSAIAARLPGRTDNEIKNVWHSHLKKRLKQNQATSTMSDAFKYNPNQDTKKEQEHMNISIHGRSESTEYINPQESRSEISSVTSFDHNMSSNMMMKSSSSNESLVKITDENLGFEVVSADSPEMESDFWYNLFTRAGDIPELSEI, encoded by the exons ATGGTGAGAGCTCCATGCTGTGAGAAGATGGGACTGAAGAAAGGTCCCTGGACTCCAGAAGAAGATCAGATACTCATCAATTACATTCAACTTTATGGCTATGGAAACTGGCGAGCACTTCCCAAACAAGCCg GTTTGTTAAGGTGTGGAAAGAGTTGCAGGTTGAGATGGACAAATTACTTAAGACCAGACATTAAAAGAGGAAATTTCagcagagaagaagaagaaaccatCGTCGAGTTACAGGAAATGTTGGGAAATAG ATGGTCGGCAATTGCAGCAAGATTACCAGGAAGAACagacaatgaaataaaaaatgtatggcACAGCCACTTGAAAAAGAGACTCAAACAAAACCAAGCCACCAGCACCATGAGTGATGCTTTCAAGTATAATCCTAACCAAGACACCAAAAAGGAACAAGAACACATGAATATCAGTATCCATGGGAGATCCGAGAGCACAGAATATATTAATCCACAAGAGAGTAGGAGTGAAATATCGTCCGTGACTAGTTTTGATCATAACATGAGCAGCAACATGATGATGAAATCGTCTTCTTCAAATGAAAGTTTGGTTAAAATAACAGATGAGAATTTGGGGTTTGAAGTGGTGTCAGCTGATAGTCCAGAGATGGAGAGTGACTTTTGGTATAATCTTTTCACTAGAGCTGGCGACATTCCTGAATTATCAGAGATTTGA
- the LOC123217069 gene encoding pre-mRNA-splicing factor SLU7-A encodes MATASVAFKSREDHRKQIELEEARKAGLAPAEVDEDGKEINPHIPQYMSSAPWYLNSEKPSLKHQRKWKSDPNYTKSWYDRGAKIFHADKYRKGACTNCGAMTHDAKSCMERPRKMGAMWTNKNIAPDEKIETFELDYEGKRDRWNGYDTSTYARIVERYEARDEARRKFLKEQQLKKLEEKNNKQSGEDGVSDGEDDEDDLRVDEAKVDESKQMDFAKVEKRVRTTGGGSTGTVRNLRIREDTAKYLLNLDVNSAHYDPKTRSMREDPLPDADPNEKFYGGDNQYRNSGQALEFKELNIHSWEAFEKGQDIHMQAAPSQAELLYKNYKVIKEKLKSRTKDTIMEKYGNAAAEGELPRELLLGQSEREVEYDRTGRIIKGQETALPKSKYEEDVYINNHTTVWGSWWKDHQWGYKCCKQVIRNSYCTGAAGIEAAEAATDLMKANVARKEASEEHALVEEKKHVTWGTDVPEHLVLDEKLLADALKKEDERRREEKDERKRKYNVKWNDEVTPEDMEAYRMKRVHHDDPMKDFLH; translated from the exons ATGGCGACAGCATCTG TGGCTTTTAAGTCTAGGGAGGATCACAGGAAGCAAATTGAATTAGAAGAAGCGCGCAAAGCTGGCCTTGCTCCAGCTGAGGTTGATGAAGATGGAAAAGAAATCAATCCTCATATACCTCAGTATATGTCCTCGGCACCATGGTATCTCAATTCTGAGAAGCCA AGTTTAAAACATCAAAGGAAGTGGAAGTCTGACCCCAACTACACGAAATCATGGTATGACAGAGGGGCAAAAATTTTCCATGCTGACAAATACCGCAAAGGTGCATGCACAAA TTGTGGAGCCATGACACATGATGCAAAGTCATGCATGGAACGTCCTAGAAAAATGGGAGCAATGTGGACAAACAAAAACATTGCACCTGATGAAAAAATTGAGACCTTTGAGCTTGATTATGAGGGAAAGAGAGACCGTTGGAATGGCTATGATACATCAACCTATGCCCGTATTGTTGAAAGATATGAAGCCAGGGATGAAGCACGGAGGAAGTTCTTGAAGGAGCAGCAATTAAAGAaattagaggaaaaaaataataagcagAGTGGTGAGGATGGGGTCAGTGATGGGgaggatgatgaagatgatttaaGGGTAGATGAAGCCAAAGTTGATGAGAGCAAGCAAATGGATTTTGCAAAGGTTGAAAAACGTGTGCGTACGACAGGTGGTGGGAGCACAGGAACTGTAAG GAATTTGCGAATTCGGGAGGATACGGCAAAATACCTCTTAAATCTCGATGTTAATTCGGCACACTATGATCCTAAAACCCGATCCATGCGTGAAGATCCCCTTCCTGATGCAGATCCAAATGAGAAATTTTATGGA GGGGATAACCAATACAGAAATAGTGGTCAAGCTTTGGAGTTTAAGGAGCTCAACATACATTCTTGGGAAGCATTTGAAAAAGGACAAGACATTCACATGCAAGCTGCTCCTTCCCAAGCTGAGTTGTTGTATAAGAATTATAAGGTCATAAAGGAGAAGTTGAAGTCCAGAACAAAGGACACAATTATGGAAAAATACGGCAATGCAGCTGCCGAGGGAGAACTTCCAAGAGAACTTCTTTTGGGACAAAGTGAAAGAGAAGTTGAATATGATCGTACTGGTCGAATCATTAAGGGACAG GAGACAGCCCTTCCCAAGAGCAAATATGAGGAGGatgtttatattaataatcaCACTACTGTTTGGGGTTCATGGTGGAAGGATCATCAGTGGGGGTACAAATGCTGCAAACAAGTGATACGCAACAGCTATTGCACAGGTGCAGCTGGAATTGAGGCGGCAGAGGCTGCAACAGACCTCATGAAGGCTAATGTTGCTCGTAAAGAGGCCTCTGAAG AGCATGCACTGGTGGAAGAGAAAAAGCATGTCACTTGGGGAACTGATGTTCCAGAGCATTTGGTTTTGGATGAGAAATTACTTGCCGATGCACTCAAAAAG GAGGACGAAAGGAGGAGAGAGGAGAAAGATGAGAGAAAGAGGAAATACAATGTCAAATGGAATGATGAG GTTACTCCTGAGGATATGGAGGCATATAGGATGAAGAGAGTGCATCATGATGATCCAATGAAGGATTTCCTGCATTAA